One genomic window of Sulfurovum lithotrophicum includes the following:
- a CDS encoding IMPACT family protein, with protein sequence MQTVRQSCIHPTEVNRSKFIAYLVPIDEYDGLQEQLKKEHPKANHIVYALRYLNEYDQVIENSSDDGEPKGCAGVPALNVLRGEELINCAVLIVRYFGGIKLGTGGMARAYALTVKNVVKNAEVAVYEKETSYEFETVYSQIDKTLYVLKQYGIVRIERDYGVDSVKWKIYGSEEKIKGFTQR encoded by the coding sequence ATGCAGACCGTTAGGCAGAGTTGCATCCATCCTACTGAAGTGAACCGTTCAAAGTTCATTGCCTACCTCGTGCCTATTGACGAGTATGACGGTTTGCAGGAACAGCTGAAGAAGGAGCATCCTAAAGCCAATCATATTGTATATGCACTGCGGTATCTGAATGAATACGATCAGGTCATTGAGAACAGTTCAGATGACGGAGAGCCGAAGGGATGCGCGGGTGTACCGGCTTTGAATGTATTGCGTGGTGAAGAACTCATCAATTGTGCCGTTTTGATCGTGCGCTATTTCGGCGGTATCAAACTTGGTACCGGTGGGATGGCCAGAGCGTATGCTCTCACAGTTAAGAATGTAGTAAAAAATGCTGAAGTTGCAGTGTATGAGAAAGAGACCTCATACGAATTTGAGACCGTTTACAGTCAGATAGATAAAACGCTTTATGTATTAAAACAGTATGGTATTGTGCGGATCGAGCGTGATTATGGTGTTGATAGTGTGAAGTGGAAAATTTACGGAAGTGAAGAGAAGATCAAAGGATTCACCCAACGCTAA
- a CDS encoding GspE/PulE family protein, with product MVKLIEIMLDEGLITKEAISALVKSRPPKKISFANLVAEKMIDLHTVEIFLAKKIRQGVITLSHLEKIEGIDITPILEEVAKQLNVEYVDLDSVEIDMKLFSKVPYKQLLKYNVIPIEENDLNVLVVFDDPLDMAAQDAVQRLFPKKPIKIAMAKPSQIRQHLHRLEINESIKSLVAEIRQDLSQEGSLEENSEESPAVLKLIDIILKSAIFIRASDIHIEATEKSCIVRERVDGMLRQSFIFDKDIFNPLASRMKLLSNLDIAERRKPQDGRFSATVSKRDFDFRVSTLPTIYGESIVLRILDKTKAMIRLEEAGMSKFCYDRFSEAIKVPYGIVLVTGPTGSGKTTTLYGALNAIKDVKDKIITVEDPVEYQMTGLQQVQVHPNVGLTFATALKSILRQDPDKIMIGEIRDQETLRIAIQAALTGHLVLSTLHTNDAISAVTRILDMGIEEYLVSGALVAIQAQRLVRKICTHCKRETVLPVNLLKDIEQYLPENPKFYVGEGCKECDYSGYLGREMISEVLPISETFTRMIARNASKEEMTRQAMEEGFVSMFEDGIHKALEGKTTIEEIYRVARL from the coding sequence ATGGTTAAATTGATAGAAATAATGTTGGATGAAGGATTGATAACGAAGGAGGCTATCTCCGCTTTGGTAAAGAGCAGACCTCCCAAAAAGATATCTTTTGCCAATCTTGTAGCAGAAAAAATGATAGATCTGCATACAGTAGAGATCTTTCTTGCCAAGAAGATCAGACAGGGGGTTATCACTCTTTCCCATCTTGAGAAGATAGAGGGTATAGATATAACACCTATCCTTGAAGAGGTTGCAAAGCAGCTGAATGTCGAATATGTGGATTTGGATTCTGTTGAGATCGATATGAAGCTCTTTTCCAAAGTTCCCTATAAGCAGCTTTTGAAGTATAACGTCATTCCTATAGAAGAGAATGACCTGAATGTTCTTGTTGTCTTTGATGACCCCCTCGATATGGCTGCACAGGATGCCGTACAAAGACTTTTCCCGAAAAAACCGATTAAGATCGCTATGGCAAAGCCCAGTCAGATACGTCAACATTTACACAGACTTGAAATCAATGAGAGTATCAAGAGTCTTGTAGCTGAGATCCGTCAGGACCTGAGCCAGGAAGGCAGTCTTGAAGAGAACAGTGAAGAGTCACCGGCTGTTTTAAAACTGATAGATATCATTCTAAAATCAGCAATTTTTATACGTGCGAGTGATATTCATATAGAAGCAACGGAAAAAAGCTGTATCGTAAGAGAACGTGTTGACGGTATGCTGCGACAGAGTTTTATTTTTGACAAAGATATTTTTAACCCTCTGGCCTCACGTATGAAACTGCTTTCAAATTTGGATATAGCAGAGAGGAGAAAACCTCAGGATGGACGTTTTTCCGCAACGGTATCCAAACGAGATTTTGATTTCAGGGTTTCGACATTGCCGACTATTTATGGAGAATCCATTGTCTTAAGGATTTTGGATAAAACAAAAGCAATGATCAGGCTTGAAGAGGCTGGTATGAGCAAGTTCTGTTATGACAGGTTCTCAGAAGCAATCAAGGTACCTTACGGGATCGTGCTAGTCACGGGACCTACCGGTTCCGGTAAAACAACTACGCTTTATGGTGCCTTGAATGCGATCAAAGATGTCAAAGACAAGATCATTACGGTTGAAGACCCGGTGGAATATCAGATGACGGGACTACAGCAGGTACAAGTACATCCGAACGTAGGTTTAACATTTGCAACAGCACTGAAGTCTATTTTAAGACAGGATCCTGACAAGATCATGATCGGAGAGATCCGGGATCAGGAAACATTGCGTATTGCTATTCAGGCAGCACTTACCGGACACCTGGTACTTTCAACGCTGCATACCAATGATGCGATCTCAGCAGTAACGAGAATTCTGGATATGGGTATAGAAGAGTATCTTGTCTCTGGTGCGCTGGTTGCCATACAGGCACAAAGACTTGTTCGAAAGATCTGTACCCATTGTAAAAGAGAGACGGTACTGCCGGTTAATCTTTTGAAAGATATAGAACAGTATTTGCCGGAAAATCCGAAATTTTATGTAGGCGAGGGATGTAAAGAGTGTGATTACAGCGGATATCTTGGACGGGAAATGATTTCGGAAGTTCTACCGATCAGCGAGACGTTTACCAGAATGATCGCCAGAAATGCGTCAAAAGAGGAAATGACCAGACAGGCAATGGAAGAGGGCTTTGTCAGTATGTTCGAAGATGGTATTCATAAAGCACTTGAAGGAAAAACAACGATTGAAGAAATTTACAGGGTGGCAAGATTATGA
- a CDS encoding VanZ family protein, with protein MIKSELYEDRLHLKILFWIALFGSYIAAIVPQEIAPTLGPLSDKWTHFLAFAVLTLLLRLSYRTKVLSTVAMMLFYGVFIEISQYFTPNRSTEFLDVAADAIGIAIGLLLYAGLERVCDADR; from the coding sequence TTGATAAAGTCAGAACTTTACGAAGATAGACTTCATTTGAAGATCCTCTTCTGGATCGCACTTTTCGGTTCCTATATCGCTGCAATTGTGCCGCAGGAGATTGCGCCGACACTGGGTCCTCTTTCGGACAAATGGACCCACTTTCTGGCATTTGCCGTGTTGACGCTGCTGCTGCGTCTCTCCTATCGTACAAAAGTCTTATCGACAGTAGCGATGATGCTCTTTTATGGTGTATTCATCGAGATCTCTCAGTATTTCACACCCAATCGCAGTACAGAATTTCTTGATGTGGCCGCGGATGCCATCGGTATCGCCATTGGACTTCTGCTCTACGCCGGATTGGAGCGGGTATGTGATGCAGACCGTTAG
- a CDS encoding type II secretion system F family protein produces the protein MKYFNVTVMERGQKRSELIKAKSKMNAVRIAKNKFPAAIISRAVETAAPVGETLSGILGRIKKTFKTKIPINDKISTIRQIAVMTDAGIPITDTLEDVAENTDNPRLKEIYYKMNSDINAGNSMSDAIEPYVEEFGQVALAMTKLGERTGNISESYFKLAKILESIRDNTRKFKKAIRTPLITLAAMAIAFTILIMVVVPKFKDIFDKFKTDLPIPTQILLKLEWALNNYGLLILAILVGGIFAIKYFYQNNMDFKYKMDKLMIHPKFYLINKAIFLSTMHRYNLVFGELVRSGIPVSEALETAVGMVDNLAIKEKLLTVNANIGRGMNLAEAFALTGLYQNMLLQMIKAGEAGGQLDAMLEKVTDYYDMEFQDLIDNLAAYIEPVLLFFIAGLVLLMALGIFMPMWDLGKAVKG, from the coding sequence ATGAAGTATTTTAATGTAACAGTAATGGAACGTGGGCAGAAAAGATCTGAATTGATTAAAGCAAAGAGTAAAATGAATGCAGTAAGGATTGCAAAGAATAAATTCCCTGCAGCTATCATATCCAGAGCTGTAGAGACTGCTGCACCTGTTGGAGAGACTCTTTCAGGTATTCTTGGTAGGATCAAAAAAACTTTTAAAACAAAAATTCCCATCAATGATAAAATATCCACCATCAGACAGATTGCCGTTATGACAGATGCAGGTATTCCTATTACCGATACCCTGGAAGATGTGGCAGAAAATACGGACAATCCGAGACTCAAAGAAATCTATTATAAAATGAACAGTGATATCAATGCGGGTAACAGTATGTCGGATGCTATTGAGCCTTATGTAGAGGAGTTTGGACAGGTTGCATTGGCTATGACCAAGCTGGGTGAGAGAACGGGTAACATTTCGGAATCGTACTTTAAACTGGCAAAGATTCTTGAGAGTATCCGGGACAATACCAGAAAATTCAAAAAAGCGATCCGTACACCGCTGATCACTCTGGCTGCAATGGCTATAGCATTTACTATTCTTATTATGGTAGTTGTTCCTAAATTCAAGGATATTTTCGATAAGTTCAAAACAGATCTTCCTATCCCAACTCAGATACTACTGAAACTGGAGTGGGCACTCAATAACTATGGCTTACTGATCCTTGCTATTTTAGTTGGTGGTATTTTTGCCATCAAGTATTTTTATCAGAATAATATGGATTTCAAATATAAGATGGATAAGCTGATGATCCATCCCAAATTCTATCTGATCAATAAAGCGATCTTTCTTTCGACAATGCATAGATATAATCTGGTATTCGGTGAGCTGGTGCGGTCAGGTATCCCCGTTTCTGAAGCTTTGGAGACTGCAGTAGGAATGGTGGACAACCTTGCGATCAAAGAGAAACTGCTGACAGTCAATGCCAACATCGGCCGTGGTATGAACCTGGCCGAAGCCTTTGCTCTGACAGGGCTCTACCAGAATATGCTTCTTCAAATGATCAAAGCGGGAGAGGCCGGTGGTCAGCTAGATGCCATGCTGGAGAAAGTAACAGATTATTACGATATGGAGTTTCAGGATCTTATTGACAACCTTGCAGCCTATATTGAGCCAGTACTGCTCTTTTTCATTGCGGGGTTGGTACTTTTGATGGCACTGGGGATATTCATGCCGATGTGGGATCTTGGTAAGGCGGTTAAAGGGTAG
- a CDS encoding P-II family nitrogen regulator yields the protein MKKIEAIIKPFKLEDVKEALVEAGIEGMTVSEVKGYGRQQGHSELYRGAEYVVEFIPKIKIEIVVSTDEYADIAVKAINGAAKTGKIGDGKIFVSTIDSVLRIRTDERDEEAL from the coding sequence ATGAAAAAAATCGAAGCGATCATCAAACCATTTAAACTGGAAGATGTAAAAGAGGCATTGGTTGAAGCGGGTATCGAAGGTATGACCGTATCTGAGGTAAAAGGTTACGGAAGACAACAGGGTCATTCAGAGCTCTACCGGGGTGCTGAGTATGTAGTCGAATTCATTCCGAAGATAAAGATAGAGATCGTAGTGAGTACTGATGAGTATGCGGACATAGCCGTTAAAGCGATAAACGGTGCAGCCAAAACCGGAAAAATCGGTGATGGTAAGATCTTTGTCAGTACGATCGATTCTGTACTCAGGATCAGAACCGATGAGCGAGACGAGGAGGCACTCTGA
- a CDS encoding CDC27 family protein, protein MYDIKPLEEEWERYRRKKRKPFFILLLTIIVLGAGGVFLYYMKERGLLVIDENATQKTKVGPINFLENKPISNLEVEQVPQRTQIPTDEITEDSSEIVENLPISEERQKRKRPKVKMNIVTTEMPTVKSQSFKEDKQHKKVHLTITESSGRNAFKEVAKRFKETQDPDDSLFLAKAYYNQGQYKKAAYWAFQTNNVNNSIEESVLIFAKAKMKLGKKHEAIRILSKYIKQTDSLEAKILLGQIRKGKL, encoded by the coding sequence ATGTATGATATTAAACCTCTGGAAGAGGAGTGGGAAAGGTACCGAAGAAAAAAACGAAAACCTTTCTTCATATTGCTGCTTACTATTATTGTGCTTGGGGCCGGCGGAGTGTTCCTGTATTATATGAAAGAGAGAGGTTTGCTTGTGATCGATGAGAATGCGACACAGAAAACCAAAGTAGGACCAATCAATTTTCTTGAAAATAAACCCATAAGCAATTTGGAAGTGGAACAAGTTCCTCAACGAACACAAATACCGACTGATGAAATAACTGAAGATTCTTCAGAAATAGTGGAAAACCTCCCTATTTCCGAAGAGAGGCAGAAACGAAAACGGCCAAAAGTAAAAATGAATATTGTTACTACAGAAATGCCTACGGTCAAGAGTCAGAGTTTCAAAGAAGACAAGCAGCATAAAAAAGTACATCTTACGATTACAGAGTCATCGGGCAGAAATGCATTTAAAGAGGTGGCAAAGCGTTTCAAGGAGACACAGGATCCGGATGATTCACTTTTTTTAGCCAAAGCATATTATAATCAGGGACAGTATAAAAAAGCTGCCTATTGGGCGTTTCAGACCAATAATGTCAATAACAGTATCGAAGAGAGTGTTCTGATATTTGCCAAAGCAAAAATGAAACTGGGCAAAAAACATGAAGCTATTCGTATTTTATCTAAGTACATCAAGCAGACAGATTCATTAGAAGCAAAAATATTGCTGGGGCAAATAAGAAAAGGCAAATTATAA
- the kdsB gene encoding 3-deoxy-manno-octulosonate cytidylyltransferase: MIIIPARIGSSRFPNKVLADIGGIPMVVRTAMAVQNIDTAVIATDAQEVIDIARDHGIDAVMTSDTHKSGTDRIYEAAQKLGLSDDEIVINVQGDEPFIEHEVVQAIYDLSKKNARNDRIMMNSCYKRITNPEADDPNIVKVVTDTDNMALYFSRAKIPYPRDHHFDSYKGHLGIYGFTVRALRQFCILTPAPLEDIEKLEQLRVLHHGYAVAMVEVDTKSFGIDTQEDLEKAVKFHRL; encoded by the coding sequence ATGATCATCATTCCCGCACGTATAGGTTCCAGCCGTTTTCCAAACAAAGTACTTGCCGATATAGGTGGCATACCCATGGTGGTCAGAACAGCCATGGCCGTACAGAATATCGATACCGCGGTCATCGCTACCGATGCACAGGAAGTGATCGATATAGCCAGAGACCACGGTATTGATGCCGTAATGACATCCGATACCCATAAAAGCGGTACAGACCGTATTTACGAAGCGGCACAGAAACTCGGCCTTTCCGATGATGAGATCGTGATCAATGTGCAGGGAGATGAACCCTTTATCGAACATGAAGTGGTACAGGCTATCTACGACCTGAGCAAAAAGAATGCCCGCAATGACAGGATCATGATGAACTCCTGTTATAAACGCATTACCAATCCAGAAGCAGATGACCCAAATATCGTCAAAGTGGTTACCGATACCGACAATATGGCACTTTACTTCTCACGAGCCAAGATCCCCTACCCGAGAGACCATCATTTCGACAGCTACAAAGGCCACCTGGGGATTTACGGATTTACCGTACGTGCACTGCGACAGTTCTGCATATTGACACCGGCACCGCTGGAAGATATAGAGAAGCTCGAACAACTGCGTGTCTTACATCACGGTTATGCCGTCGCCATGGTAGAAGTGGATACAAAAAGTTTTGGTATCGATACCCAGGAGGATCTGGAAAAAGCCGTGAAGTTCCACCGGCTTTAG
- a CDS encoding ammonium transporter — protein sequence MDMHYVIDTFFSLFAMTLIILMVPGFAMLEAGLVRTKNVTSVLTVNTMIYAVASMSFLLIGYQYAFGSWDHQDSINKYAFFLFQMAFVGKVINIMSGGVSERSRIIPLVIFTVIIGAFLYPTIVNITWGANFLSGTFLDISSMHDLAGSTVIHSTGGWALVAAILIMGPRRGRYKKSGAIQVIPASNIPLVVLGAFLLWIGWFGFNGGSVGAISTKENADAVALTIMNTNTAGLSGAITAWLLTYFRYKKFDITMILNGALGGLVAITAGPDLYNIYTPILIGAIGAALVVLFVPIFDRLKMDDPVGALSVHLVNGIWGTLAVGIFTEVSFLTQLKGVVVVGAIVFPLSFAIIYSINKVFQLRAEDDEQLEGIDAIECGMEAYPEFKRSI from the coding sequence ATGGATATGCATTATGTAATAGATACATTTTTTTCACTCTTTGCCATGACACTCATCATTTTGATGGTACCCGGCTTTGCCATGCTCGAAGCGGGACTGGTTCGAACCAAGAACGTCACTTCTGTACTCACGGTCAATACAATGATCTATGCTGTTGCCTCAATGTCCTTTCTACTTATCGGCTACCAGTATGCCTTTGGGAGCTGGGACCACCAGGACAGCATTAACAAATATGCCTTCTTTCTGTTCCAGATGGCCTTTGTCGGAAAGGTCATCAATATTATGAGCGGCGGGGTAAGTGAACGTTCACGCATTATTCCACTAGTGATTTTTACGGTCATTATAGGCGCCTTCCTCTACCCCACCATCGTCAACATCACCTGGGGAGCCAATTTTCTTTCCGGCACTTTCCTTGATATTTCGAGTATGCACGATCTTGCAGGATCGACCGTTATTCACTCTACGGGCGGATGGGCACTGGTAGCGGCCATTCTTATTATGGGTCCAAGACGCGGACGTTACAAAAAGAGTGGTGCCATTCAGGTCATCCCCGCTTCCAACATTCCACTGGTCGTACTGGGGGCCTTTTTGCTTTGGATAGGATGGTTCGGATTCAACGGCGGTTCCGTGGGAGCCATCTCTACAAAAGAGAATGCCGATGCTGTAGCACTGACCATCATGAATACCAATACAGCCGGCCTCTCCGGTGCCATTACAGCGTGGCTGCTCACCTACTTCCGTTACAAGAAGTTCGATATCACAATGATCCTCAACGGTGCGCTTGGCGGCCTGGTTGCCATTACAGCTGGCCCAGACCTTTATAACATTTACACTCCTATTCTCATCGGAGCCATCGGTGCGGCACTGGTCGTACTCTTCGTACCGATCTTTGACAGACTCAAAATGGACGACCCCGTGGGTGCACTATCTGTCCACCTGGTCAACGGTATCTGGGGAACACTTGCCGTGGGCATCTTCACTGAAGTCAGCTTTTTAACCCAACTCAAGGGCGTAGTGGTTGTAGGTGCTATTGTTTTTCCACTATCATTTGCTATAATCTACAGTATCAACAAGGTCTTCCAGCTACGTGCTGAAGATGATGAACAACTCGAAGGTATCGATGCCATCGAATGCGGTATGGAAGCCTACCCAGAATTTAAACGCAGTATATAA
- the hemH gene encoding ferrochelatase encodes MEKMKQALLLLNMGGPNNIEEVELFLRNMFADKNILTMNPYMRKFIANIIISKRLEDVKENYRLLGGKSPLPELTEKLIAKLKTRLDLPVYPAMRYVPPFADKALYACQKDGVEELILFPMYPQYSTTTTLSSIEDIEERCEAMGYTPKITLIDPYYDDYTYIEACCEKIFEAAEGKETKEYDLLLSAHGLPMSIIKAGDPYQNQVEGNASAIKTYLACKGVEFHDIKLVYQSKVGSSAWLEPNLVDVLRNPTHRKVLIYPLAFTLDNSETVFELDIEHREIAEKIKYEDYIVASCMNDSDRFVEMIVDKVRTLRR; translated from the coding sequence ATGGAAAAAATGAAACAGGCACTGTTGCTTCTCAATATGGGCGGCCCTAACAATATTGAAGAGGTAGAACTCTTTTTGCGTAATATGTTTGCGGACAAGAACATCCTTACGATGAATCCTTACATGAGAAAATTCATCGCCAATATCATTATCTCCAAGCGACTGGAGGACGTCAAAGAGAATTATCGTTTGCTTGGCGGAAAGTCTCCTCTGCCGGAGCTGACGGAAAAGCTCATTGCAAAGCTGAAAACCCGCCTGGACCTTCCTGTCTACCCGGCAATGCGCTATGTGCCTCCTTTTGCAGACAAAGCACTCTATGCCTGTCAGAAAGATGGAGTGGAAGAACTGATACTCTTTCCAATGTATCCCCAGTATTCTACAACCACGACACTCTCTTCGATTGAAGATATAGAAGAACGCTGTGAAGCAATGGGGTATACACCGAAGATCACGTTGATCGATCCCTACTATGATGACTACACCTATATCGAAGCCTGCTGTGAGAAGATCTTTGAGGCGGCGGAAGGCAAAGAGACCAAAGAATATGATCTTCTGCTTTCGGCACATGGGCTGCCTATGAGTATTATCAAGGCGGGAGACCCTTATCAGAATCAGGTGGAGGGGAATGCTTCGGCGATCAAAACCTACCTGGCCTGTAAAGGGGTTGAATTCCACGATATCAAACTGGTCTATCAGTCAAAAGTAGGTTCCTCAGCATGGTTGGAGCCGAATCTGGTGGATGTATTGCGTAATCCGACACATAGAAAAGTGCTGATCTACCCGCTGGCATTTACGCTTGACAACTCTGAAACCGTGTTCGAGCTTGATATAGAACACAGAGAGATCGCGGAGAAGATAAAATATGAAGACTATATCGTCGCTTCGTGTATGAATGACAGCGACAGATTTGTGGAGATGATCGTTGATAAAGTCAGAACTTTACGAAGATAG
- a CDS encoding P-II family nitrogen regulator has translation MKKIEAIIKPFKLDDVKEALVEAGIEGMTISEVKGYGRQQGHSELYRGAEYVVEFIPKVKIEIVVSSQEFADKAVEAIMHSAKTGKIGDGKIFVSDISKTIRIRTEEEDEDAL, from the coding sequence ATGAAAAAAATTGAAGCAATTATCAAACCGTTCAAACTGGACGATGTCAAAGAGGCGCTTGTCGAAGCGGGAATTGAAGGAATGACCATTTCCGAGGTTAAAGGTTACGGAAGACAGCAGGGGCACTCGGAGCTCTACAGAGGAGCAGAATATGTCGTCGAATTCATTCCGAAAGTAAAGATTGAAATAGTGGTAAGCTCGCAGGAGTTCGCAGACAAAGCCGTTGAAGCTATTATGCACTCTGCAAAAACAGGTAAGATCGGTGATGGAAAGATCTTTGTCTCGGACATCTCCAAAACCATCCGTATCAGGACAGAAGAAGAGGATGAGGACGCTCTATAG